The nucleotide window TCCACAGTGACTTGTGACCAGTgatttgtttggtttgttttcatTAACACGCAACATAACGGaaactatttaatttatatCAAGCAATGATGACAATCCAATCTATAAGACAAAACTGTAACCGTTTTAATAAGCTATAACTTTTTGTGTACTGCTGggaaaaatgtaacttttaatCAAGCATGACTCTTTacacattacattttaactAAAATTCATAACAGACCTTTATGCTGTatgcatacatttttatatttattacaggaAAACACCTtaagaaaatacttttttgtattaaatctTTCTAATATCAAACAATATTTGCTTTAATTATGCTTTgatcaattaattttaatttaacaaaaaaatcttgTATCAAAAGAGTAAACTAGTAAATCTTTTGTTAATATTCCGAACTTGTTTTATTACTGACACAGATTAAAATCATGTAACTAAAACATGGAGAGATTCCTGTGATTGTGGAAGGAAACAATGACTCATATAAACATTGATTGGTGTTCAATTGGCTATTTTTAGGAAATTGTGTAGGGGACATTTTAGACAGAACCCTAGAACCCTCATATAAAGTTTTTAAGACTTTAATTGagtaaaggattttttttttataaaaaaaaaaaaaaactggtcctCAATAAGCTAAATTAAAGCTATAACTTATATGACTTTTCATACCAAATGAAAACGTTGTATTAAGAAGTTCAAATAAGAGAAAATGCTAAATCATGATGACACAATTTGGTGTAAACCACCTCAATACACGAAGGCCCAgtataccaaaaaaataaaaataatttatattaatcgATAAAGAGAGGgtgaaagacaaagagagagtaAAGAGAGAGTATACGATGTAATGATTGCTCAAGGAATTAAAGCTGATTATTGGGCTATGGcatttctggaaaaaaataaggttTAATCATTTTGATCtttataatgtatgtgtgtaaggaTGCACAATATctatttatattattgtatataacATAGTATATATTTTACCAGATATGCAAGTTTAAAAATCCTCTTCTGgttgattttaataaataataataatgattattctACTGTTCTCACAAGCAGTATTGAGTGGTGTGCTGCTGTCTGCTTCTCCATTCGTTCACCCATGCTATGGTGGCTCCAGCCCACTGACGtgctctcctcctctcctctgcAGTGAGTATATTATCTtcctacacgcacacacacacacacacacctacacacatgcacacacaaagtgAGTGTTTCTATAACTAATAGCTAATTCTTCCCTAATATGCACAGCACTGCATAGCTATAGCTTATTCATCAATCATGCCTATTTAGGGGGGAACGCTTTTATTACcatgtaccacacacacacacacacacacacatgtatgtgtatgtgtgtgtgtgtgtgtttgtgtgagagagatagacagagagcACAATAAAACCACACCCCCTGTTTTCTGCCAGAGTAGGTTGCAATTGATTTTAAGAGCACATAATGACCAGTCCTATTCTTCACTGAGCTCCAGTCAGACTGAATGCTCTGCTATGCCATGTCTCTAATGTTTGAAGTAGCTGCAGCAGGATGTTCACAGACTGatgtaaaatagtttttaaaggtTGCAGTTTAGTGTTAAATCCTTTGCTtgatgtaaagaaaataaaaaatggcgATCAGTTCCAAAAGTTTCAtgctgacatacagtatactcaGAAAGATTACTTAAGATGCTTAAGAATGTTAATCagagttttatttaacattaatgatTTCAGAGGAACGTCCTATAAAGCTTTGCAAGTGATGTAGCTAAATGtcattatctatctatccaacATCTTGCATGCCCACTGTctttgggggtggggggggggggtatatcAGCTGAAAACTTTTTAGTGGCCTGACACTTTCCCACAGCACCCCCCAAATGCACAATGCTGCTTTGCCCCGTGACCAATTAGCTCTTTCAGTCAATCTGCACACACGCGACCCCAACGCCATTTTTCACCACAGCAATGAACTCTAAGTTGCCTTTCTGTGCTGATCCAGGAGCAGTGAACCCTTCCCAAATCTTAAGCCAAGACATTCTAAGGGACCCCACAACACTGGTGTCGGATCACTAAGAAGGGCAATTTCCAGTGACACAATGCAAACTTACATTCCTACGTAGAAAGAAGGAGGGACCACTTCTCCAGGCTTTTTGTTCTATCTGATAAAAAGCCAAGGCTTGAAAATACGCCTCCTCTTTTCACGTGCTGCTCTCTATCCATTCCAGACTCCCTCTGTGGGGAGGAATAATGCGATCAATTGGGATGACTTTTATAGACTTATTGGAGCTCATCTTCCCATAGAGTGAGTCTGTGTACCTGTAGGGAAAAGAGATAGAGTGAGGGATAACTGGTTGCTGAAGGAACAGTAGAGGAATGTCACAAAGCATTTCTTTTGTTAAATTGAGAGGGAGATTTGAGGctacaaaagagagagagagaggggggaaagcAGCCCACTCGTGAGCTGACCCACTAATAGAGCGTTTAAGTGGAAACCATTGATCCTGAATAACTGACTAGGAGCGTGACTAACAGTCTTACCCTCTGCTACGAAGGTGGTCAGTGTGGCGATTTGTTGGACAGATTAAGGAGGTATTGTTGAATAGATTGGGGGAAAATGTGGTGCTTGATTTTTTTGTCAAGCTGCACCTGTGATTAAAAAAGCGTGGGATTGCTGCTTCCAGACCTCTAGACCTCTTATTTCTCCTTCCTTAACTGGTCATCTCTACATCCTCAACCCTCCCTCTCTTCATTTATCTATATATCTCTAATAATATatctaacaataataataataataataataataatacacaaatcAGTCAAAACATGACAAAGCAAATCATtatgcccaatattgtgtaAGTTCCACCTGGGCAGATCGGGCACattggggcatgactccacaaccCAACTGGGGAGGAGCTGTGGTGTCTGGAACTGGCAGATTAGTGCCCTCGCTGTGAGTTGCATGAtgagcctccatggatcagatttATTTGTCCATAGCATCCCATGGATGAtcaattggattgggatctgggggaGTTTGGAGGTTTTGTCCgtagccttgggctctttgcctacTGGGCCCCAGGCGTGACTgctgtgttgcactgcatgtcCTGGCCGCTACTGATTTGGTCAGAAGTTTCTGCTACATTTGCCTTTTCtctgggattggaccagacaggctaTCCTTGGCTTTCCATTTGCATAAATGAGCCTtgtgtgcccatgatcctgtcagcAATTTGCTGGTATGTAATTGATTATCAATGTTAATATATTAATGTTGTGTGGTGTTAgttttatggctgatcagtgcatGTAAATACATGACCAGTTACACCCAAATCTTCTTGAACCTCACATTCCTGGTTTGGTCAAGCCTTTGCTATTGTAATAACCACTCTTCTGGATTGATTGTCCATTCGATATTGGAGCATTAACCttgtcagacactgatgttgggtgAACAGGTCTGGGTACAGTCAGTGCTTCAGTTCATCTCAAAGTTGTTTAGTgaagttgaggtcaggactcaggagactcaagttcttccacttcaATCTTGGCAAACCATGCCATTATGGACTTTACATTTGTTCACAAGGCATTGAAGGGCCTATTGAAGGGAAGTCTCAATGCTACCGCATGCAAAGACATTCTATACAACtgtatgcttccaactttgtggcaacagtttgggaaagAACCACCAATGATGAATAacaattatgtttaattaaacagtgaATATTATATTCTGTCTCATTTCTTCGACTgggttaatgttaatgtttgctATTCACGAGTAACAAAAAAGATGCAGCCCTTTTATTGAAATTTACTGAATGGACTGTTCtggactgtacacacacacagacaaacacgcacacacatatgcacacacatgcacgcacgcacacacacacacacacacacacacacacacacacacacacatatatgtatatatatgaaaCACTTTATGACATTAACTTCCCATCCCTCCTTAGAAGGAACAAGCCCTGCAGTATGGAGTTCAGGCCCATGCCCTAAACAACACAGAGGAATCCTGAGAAGAGCTGTGTTCTCTGAGCAGCAGAGGAGAGAACTTGAGAAAACGTTCCGCAGACAGAAATATATCAGCAAGACAGATCGCAACCGACTTGCCACAGAACTCTGTCTCAAGGAAACACAGGTAAAACACATAGCATTCTGTCTACACAGATAAATGTCTACACatttgttcgtgtgtgtgtgcgcgtgtgtgcgcgtgtgcgtatGATGTCTTACTTTAAATCAGTACAGATCCTCTATCCTTTTTTTACTGAATTGTTCTGGGATGCATTATTGAAAATTTTcacataaacatatatacatatacaataaATCCATATACAATAAATTCATACACACtaaatacatatacattaaATTCATATACAGTTTCAGTTGTTGAAAGTATTTCATGTTTATCTCAAGATTTAATTCCAGAGTTGCATACTGAAatgtataatttgttatttaattgtaGTAATTGGAGTTATATTTGGTTCACTGCAGCGTTTCTCTGTTCACACAAGTGGCTTCATTAATTATTCTCTAATGATTTCTTCACGGTTCAATGTAAAAGGTCAATGCAAGTGCAGTCATTAGGACTTATATAAGCTGAATGTCTGAAAGCTTTAAAAGTTGTTTAAGAGTAAAATGACAGAAATCCTTGAAACTCACAGGTCTTTGATATCTAATTTAAACTGTTTAATGTGCTACGGGATCAGTGTAGGTTGTTATACTGATTGAAACTGAAATTTTACACAGAGCAGAATATTTTCCATGTTTAAATAACTGTACCCAGTAAATTCAGACCCTGACTACATTATATGtaataaagtgtgtatgtactgttttTCAAGAATATAAATCTAATGAATTATCTTTGCTGTTTGTCCTGTTTTAGGTAAAGATCTGGTTTCAGAACCGCAGAATGAAGTGGAGAAActcgaaagagagagaaagcctGAGCTCACGGCCCCCTATGGAGGAGCTTCTGTTCAGGAGTAttccagaaaaaaagaaggagaaacaTGGCATATGCAAACATTTTCCAGAGGAGTTCGCCACACATCCGAAACACCTGCTAACAAACACTTGAAAGCTCTCACACACCTGGCTGCTAGCAGATTTCAGAAATAAGAGATGTACACTTtaatcaaacattttaaacatttaggaTTTGTTAAAGTAGAGCCTCGTTATTACAGAAAAGGAACAAGAATTTAATAAGGATAAACTAAAACCTTCTACCAGAGACACATCTTTCTTTTAATATAAGTACTAATTAAATTTCATAACCGAATGGGACAAAAAGCAAATCAAACCTACAGATATAAGATTCAGCACTGCAATAATGTGCAACAAGTAGCTAGTGATCGAGGTATTGATAACTTCCACTAAAATAACTGCTTATAAAACACTCCTGTAACTTTTCAATGTCCCCAATTATTCATCTAGAAGAGCAATAACACATAGTCTTAGCCCCAGGGTGAAATATTAAGCAACTAGATAGAGATTGAAACTATTCAGGTACAAGTGTGGACTATATGCATGAACCCAAAAAAATGCTCAAAATATAGGGTGTTCAAAAATGTTTGACTATCAGAATATATGCAAGCCTATACAGCATGGACAGAAAATTATCAGACCCCTTCAtgttttccatattttgttatGATTCACACtcattttaaaatggatttttttcccccttatcaTTTTCTCATAATTTTCTCATCATCATTCTACACACAGTAGACAAATACTAAATGGCAAAGTAAAAACAGGTATGTGGaatgttttgttaatttctaaaaatagttttcaaatataaaaaaaaattataaaatatccaATTCACATAAGTATTTAGACCCTTTGTTATGGCACTTGCAATTGAGCTCTGGTGCAATCTGACTCGTTCACtaaaaggcacatgacagcTGGCTGGGAGATTGCCAAGAAACAGACTTGGACACCATTCACTGGAAAGGGGAAAATGGAGGTGGAATAATAAAG belongs to Clarias gariepinus isolate MV-2021 ecotype Netherlands chromosome 2, CGAR_prim_01v2, whole genome shotgun sequence and includes:
- the LOC128540691 gene encoding LOW QUALITY PROTEIN: homeobox protein DBX2-like (The sequence of the model RefSeq protein was modified relative to this genomic sequence to represent the inferred CDS: deleted 2 bases in 1 codon); this translates as MAESPSRHLGFGNSGKSFLIDNLLRPDNKSAPARFIPAASQERCLSTLVCGTLGLTPKSSWVPTHGAHPSNTPQEIARETLKTHSVLSGVLLSASPFVHPCYGGSSPLTCSPPLLCKGTSPAVWSSGPCPKQHRGILRRAVFSEQQRRELEKTFRRQKYISKTDRNRLATELCLKETQVKIWFQNRRMKWRNSKERESLSSRPPMEELLFRSIPEKEGETWHMQTFSRGVRHTSETPANKHLKALTHLAASRFQK